The Clostridioides sp. ES-S-0010-02 genome window below encodes:
- a CDS encoding GntR family transcriptional regulator: protein MDEKKQKKEMDLEVNSFIPLYQQLYDNIKKQIAAGIYKPGDKLPSEVDLCKEFNISRITVRNALNELVKEDILCKKRGKGTYVTIPERIEATCAGNSFTNSCHRINAKPSTKIISILIKKADKQVAEALNIELEEKIICIKRLRLIDEVPVIFEVDYFRIDYMFLLKEELEDKSLMEVISNNISTLPNRVENIFEVKHSNKEYSDHLKCASNMALLKVRQLVYTENNDVLYYNEQFIRSDKYKYAVSAEI, encoded by the coding sequence ATGGATGAAAAAAAGCAAAAAAAAGAAATGGACTTAGAGGTAAATTCATTTATTCCTTTGTACCAACAACTATATGACAACATAAAAAAACAAATAGCAGCTGGTATATATAAGCCAGGAGATAAACTTCCATCTGAAGTAGACCTATGTAAGGAGTTTAATATAAGTCGTATAACTGTGAGAAATGCGCTTAATGAACTTGTAAAAGAAGATATATTATGTAAAAAGCGTGGAAAAGGAACTTATGTAACTATTCCAGAGAGAATAGAAGCAACATGTGCAGGAAATAGTTTTACTAATTCTTGTCATCGTATTAATGCAAAACCAAGTACTAAGATAATCTCTATTTTGATAAAAAAAGCTGATAAGCAGGTGGCTGAAGCTTTAAATATTGAACTAGAAGAGAAGATAATATGTATTAAAAGACTTCGATTAATAGATGAAGTACCTGTTATTTTTGAAGTTGATTACTTTAGAATAGATTACATGTTTTTATTAAAAGAAGAGCTGGAAGATAAGTCTTTAATGGAAGTTATATCTAATAATATAAGTACACTACCTAATCGTGTGGAAAATATATTTGAAGTAAAACACTCAAACAAAGAATATTCTGACCACCTTAAATGTGCAAGCAATATGGCATTATTAAAAGTAAGACAATTAGTATATACAGAGAATAATGATGTTTTATATTACAATGAACAATTTATAAGAAGTGATAAGTATAAATATGCAGTATCAGCAGAAATATAA
- the aspS gene encoding aspartate--tRNA ligase, with amino-acid sequence METLKGLKRTHYCGELREKNINEEVVLMGWVQKKRNLGGLVFVDLRDTSGLCQIVFDTDVDKEAFEKAEKLGAEFVIAVKGKVCERQSKNPNMPTGDIEIFATELRLLNKSETPPIYIKDDDDVSEALRLKYRYLDLRKSSMQRNLKLRHKVMNITRNYLSNNRFCEIETPFLIAPTPEGARDYLVPSRVNPGKFYALPQSPQLYKQLLMVSGMDRYFQIVKCFRDEDLRADRQPEFTQIDCEMSFVEQEDVMSMIEGLLEVIFKEVLNVELTLPLPKMTYAEAMARYGSDKPDTRFGYELTDISDVVCNCGFKVFADATQPGKSVRGINVKGKADDFTRKQISSLEEHAKTYRAKGLAWMKVGQDGVTSPIAKFFSEDEMNAILTRMNAEAGDLLLFVADKNSVVFDALGQVRLEVANRLNILDKNVYNLLWVTEFPVFEEDEETGKFAAMHHPFTSPMDEDLDKLEDGDKASLRAKAYDIVLNGYEIGGGSVRISNSDVQSRMFKALGFTEERANEKFGYLLEAFKYGTPPHAGLAFGLDRLVMLLAGAENIREVIAFPKNQNAVCPMTNAPTVADDEQLDELSIKVDIKDKE; translated from the coding sequence TTGGAAACTTTAAAGGGTTTAAAGAGAACTCACTACTGTGGAGAGTTGAGAGAAAAAAACATAAATGAAGAAGTTGTACTTATGGGATGGGTACAGAAAAAAAGAAACTTAGGAGGACTTGTATTTGTTGATTTAAGAGATACAAGTGGATTATGCCAAATAGTTTTTGATACAGATGTAGATAAAGAAGCTTTTGAAAAAGCTGAAAAATTAGGTGCTGAGTTTGTAATAGCAGTAAAAGGAAAAGTATGCGAAAGACAGTCTAAAAACCCTAACATGCCAACTGGGGACATAGAGATATTTGCAACTGAACTTAGACTTTTAAATAAATCAGAAACTCCACCTATTTATATAAAAGATGATGATGATGTTTCAGAAGCACTAAGACTAAAATATAGATACTTAGACTTGAGAAAATCATCTATGCAAAGAAATTTAAAGTTAAGACATAAAGTAATGAATATTACAAGAAATTACTTATCAAATAATAGATTTTGTGAAATAGAAACACCATTTTTAATTGCTCCAACACCAGAAGGAGCAAGGGATTATCTTGTACCAAGTAGAGTTAATCCAGGTAAATTTTATGCATTACCACAATCACCACAATTATACAAACAATTATTAATGGTAAGTGGTATGGATAGATATTTCCAAATTGTTAAGTGTTTTAGAGATGAAGACCTAAGAGCTGATAGACAACCAGAATTTACACAAATAGACTGTGAAATGTCTTTTGTTGAACAAGAAGATGTTATGAGTATGATTGAAGGATTACTTGAAGTTATATTTAAAGAAGTTTTAAATGTAGAATTGACACTTCCACTTCCTAAAATGACTTATGCAGAAGCTATGGCTAGATATGGTTCAGACAAACCAGACACTAGATTTGGTTATGAACTAACAGATATATCTGATGTCGTTTGTAATTGTGGATTTAAGGTGTTTGCTGATGCTACACAACCAGGAAAAAGCGTTAGAGGTATAAATGTAAAAGGAAAAGCTGACGATTTTACTAGAAAACAAATATCATCATTAGAAGAACATGCTAAAACATATAGAGCAAAAGGGCTTGCTTGGATGAAAGTAGGTCAAGATGGAGTAACTTCTCCAATAGCAAAATTCTTTAGCGAAGATGAAATGAATGCTATACTTACAAGAATGAATGCAGAAGCAGGAGATTTACTTTTATTTGTAGCTGATAAAAACTCAGTAGTATTTGATGCTTTAGGACAAGTTAGACTTGAAGTGGCAAATAGACTTAATATACTAGATAAGAATGTATATAATTTATTATGGGTAACTGAATTCCCTGTTTTTGAAGAAGATGAAGAAACAGGTAAGTTTGCAGCAATGCATCACCCATTTACATCACCTATGGATGAAGATTTAGATAAACTAGAAGATGGAGATAAAGCATCTTTAAGAGCTAAAGCTTATGACATTGTATTAAATGGATATGAAATAGGTGGAGGAAGTGTTAGAATATCAAATTCAGATGTTCAATCAAGAATGTTTAAGGCACTTGGGTTTACAGAAGAAAGAGCTAATGAGAAGTTTGGTTACTTATTAGAAGCATTCAAATATGGAACTCCTCCTCATGCTGGTCTAGCTTTTGGGCTTGATAGACTTGTTATGTTGCTTGCAGGAGCTGAAAATATAAGAGAAGTTATTGCATTCCCTAAAAATCAAAATGCTGTTTGTCCTATGACAAATGCTCCTACAGTAGCAGATGATGAGCAATTGGATGAATTAAGTATAAAAGTTGATATAAAAGATAAAGAATAA
- a CDS encoding histidine--tRNA ligase, which produces MLTKAPRGTKDITPKEAYKWRYVENKFREICALYGYEEMVTPIFEHTELFKRSVGDTTDIVQKEMYSFKDKGDREITLKPEGTAGVVRAFIENKLYADTQPTKLFYVTPCFRYERPQAGRQRQFHQFGIEALGSDTPSMDAEIIALAVQFFNEVGLNDLVVSINSVGCPVCRKEYNALLKEYLDSKADILCETCNERREKNPMRVIDCKNPTCKENIKDIPFIADHLCDDCKVHFDKLQEYLKEMNINFVIDKTIVRGLDYYRKTAFEIISNDIGAQSTVCGGGRYDGLVEQLGGPKGISGIGFGLGIERLLLTLEGNGIEIENPQSTDIFIVTIGEEANTRSFKLLKDLRQNHISADKDHIERSVKAQFKYSDKINSKFTIVIGDDELKNDTATLKNMKTSEQTTVKLSTLVEELKQKL; this is translated from the coding sequence ATGTTGACTAAAGCTCCTAGAGGAACTAAAGACATAACTCCAAAAGAGGCTTATAAATGGCGTTATGTAGAAAATAAATTTAGAGAAATATGTGCTTTATATGGGTATGAGGAAATGGTAACTCCTATATTTGAACATACAGAACTTTTTAAGAGAAGTGTTGGAGATACTACAGATATAGTTCAAAAAGAAATGTATTCTTTTAAAGATAAAGGGGATAGAGAAATTACTCTAAAGCCAGAAGGTACAGCTGGTGTAGTAAGAGCATTTATAGAGAATAAATTATATGCAGATACTCAACCAACAAAATTATTTTATGTTACACCTTGTTTTAGATACGAAAGACCACAAGCTGGTAGACAGAGACAATTTCATCAATTTGGTATAGAGGCACTTGGAAGTGATACTCCTTCAATGGATGCTGAAATAATAGCACTAGCTGTTCAATTTTTTAATGAAGTTGGATTAAATGATTTGGTAGTGAGTATAAATTCAGTGGGTTGTCCAGTTTGTAGAAAAGAGTACAATGCTTTATTAAAAGAATATCTTGATTCAAAAGCAGATATATTATGTGAAACTTGTAATGAGAGAAGAGAAAAAAATCCAATGAGGGTTATAGACTGTAAAAACCCTACATGTAAAGAAAATATCAAAGATATACCATTTATTGCAGACCATTTGTGTGATGATTGTAAAGTTCACTTTGATAAACTTCAAGAATACTTAAAGGAAATGAATATAAACTTTGTAATTGATAAAACAATAGTTAGAGGGTTAGATTACTATAGAAAAACTGCTTTTGAAATTATATCTAATGATATAGGTGCTCAAAGTACTGTATGTGGTGGAGGCAGATATGATGGTCTTGTTGAACAACTAGGTGGTCCAAAAGGTATAAGTGGAATTGGATTTGGACTAGGGATTGAAAGACTTTTACTTACACTTGAAGGTAATGGAATTGAAATAGAAAACCCTCAATCTACAGACATATTTATAGTAACTATAGGTGAAGAAGCAAATACAAGAAGCTTTAAATTGTTGAAAGATTTAAGACAAAATCATATAAGTGCGGATAAAGACCATATAGAAAGAAGTGTAAAAGCACAATTTAAGTATTCAGATAAAATAAATTCAAAATTTACAATAGTAATTGGTGATGACGAGCTAAAAAATGACACTGCAACATTAAAAAATATGAAAACATCAGAGCAAACTACTGTAAAATTAAGTACATTAGTTGAAGAATTAAAGCAAAAGCTGTAA